In the genome of Polaribacter atrinae, one region contains:
- a CDS encoding FecR family protein, with protein MQKDGTKPIDFKYNLALKNRIYKRIQKNKKPAFIRSWTIAASIVILLGINFYSLIYNKSFSFFNSQDKIALILKETDLNQQVKVSLPDGSFVILNGESSIEYPENFNDTIRLVKLKGEAFFDVTKNINKPFVIQSGSIRTKVLGTSFNIREAKTTTEVVVHTGLVKVTSKEASVFITPNQKVIYNNKTNKLYKKEVNAEVTNLWWKEEVVLEKIKIEELAIELQKLYKIPFVFKTEEIKEAYFYSLRLSKNETLDELLVRVNFINEVKLIKNNNMVEIVKK; from the coding sequence ATGCAAAAAGATGGAACAAAACCTATTGATTTTAAATACAATCTTGCTCTTAAAAACCGCATTTACAAAAGAATTCAAAAAAATAAAAAACCAGCATTTATTAGGAGCTGGACTATTGCTGCTTCTATTGTTATTTTATTAGGGATTAACTTTTATTCTCTAATTTATAATAAGAGTTTTTCTTTTTTTAATAGTCAAGATAAAATAGCTCTCATTTTAAAAGAAACAGATTTAAATCAACAGGTAAAAGTTTCTTTGCCAGATGGTTCCTTCGTTATTTTAAATGGAGAAAGCTCTATAGAATATCCAGAAAATTTTAATGATACAATTAGGCTTGTAAAACTTAAAGGAGAAGCCTTTTTTGATGTTACAAAAAATATAAATAAACCATTTGTAATTCAATCTGGTAGCATTAGAACTAAAGTGCTAGGGACTTCTTTTAATATAAGAGAAGCAAAAACTACTACAGAAGTGGTGGTTCATACAGGCCTGGTAAAAGTAACCTCTAAAGAAGCATCTGTATTTATTACTCCCAACCAAAAAGTAATCTATAATAACAAAACAAACAAACTATACAAGAAAGAAGTAAATGCAGAAGTAACAAACCTTTGGTGGAAAGAAGAAGTGGTTTTAGAAAAAATAAAAATTGAAGAGTTAGCAATAGAGCTTCAGAAGTTATATAAAATTCCATTTGTCTTTAAAACCGAAGAGATTAAGGAAGCGTATTTCTATTCTTTACGATTGTCTAAAAATGAAACATTAGATGAATTATTAGTACGTGTAAATTTTATCAACGAAGTAAAACTAATCAAAAATAATAATATGGTTGAAATAGTAAAAAAATAG
- a CDS encoding RagB/SusD family nutrient uptake outer membrane protein: MNNIIKLSALAVLTFMVSCVDLDETPEGSLTPEGFFNTVDDVYPMIDGTYGLMASSSYYGAGLTVPLQLMSDMVDNGYEFGDYAEFSPFLVTPTNSYVNDVWASSYQTIATVNTAIKGIGLLKDTNEEEKTLVEGEARFVRAFLYYHLVRLYGNIPYIDNPDIADPLSIKQATKEEVYAKILEDMTFAFNHLEMTSRGSVKSRPSKGTAATYLSSIYLTLGNWEKSYENAKWVIDNAGQLNYALQDDYQNIFRNSEQWISTEDIFTIDFTNNQTGQNPNPVTYENDNKVGPFNGVEGGVKPIRGWSMLVPHINVYNNWDVRDYRLKVSLADSLILDDGTDVVRPYTDFEIARPHIAKFNRFPGEGRTTAGWRSDLDFVAFRYAEVLLIAAESANELGLITEAVGYLNKIRKRARNAGAINFEGSGYGVYMASSYPEDVDAIINQENLRTTIIEERRVEFAFEFKRWYDIVRLDLGNEVFNIDGLEPQSNFKEFRYLLPIPQDEMNKNENFVQNSGY; encoded by the coding sequence ATGAATAATATAATAAAATTATCTGCATTAGCTGTTTTAACTTTTATGGTGAGTTGTGTAGATTTAGATGAAACTCCAGAAGGCTCTTTAACTCCAGAAGGATTTTTTAATACAGTAGATGATGTGTACCCAATGATAGATGGTACATATGGCTTAATGGCTTCTTCTAGTTATTATGGAGCCGGACTTACAGTTCCGTTACAATTAATGAGTGACATGGTAGATAACGGATATGAATTTGGTGATTATGCCGAGTTTAGTCCATTTTTAGTAACGCCAACAAACTCTTATGTAAACGATGTTTGGGCATCTTCATATCAAACAATTGCAACAGTCAATACAGCAATAAAAGGAATAGGTCTTTTAAAGGATACAAATGAAGAAGAGAAAACTCTTGTGGAAGGAGAAGCAAGGTTTGTTCGTGCATTTTTGTATTATCATTTGGTAAGACTTTATGGTAACATTCCTTATATCGATAATCCAGATATTGCAGATCCTTTAAGTATAAAACAAGCTACTAAAGAAGAAGTGTATGCTAAAATTTTAGAAGATATGACGTTTGCTTTTAATCATTTAGAGATGACCTCTAGGGGAAGTGTAAAATCTAGACCGTCTAAAGGTACAGCTGCTACTTATTTATCATCTATATATTTGACTTTAGGTAATTGGGAGAAATCTTATGAAAATGCGAAATGGGTAATTGATAATGCTGGTCAATTAAACTATGCTTTACAAGATGATTATCAGAATATTTTCAGAAATAGTGAACAGTGGATTTCTACAGAAGATATTTTTACAATAGATTTTACGAATAATCAAACTGGGCAAAATCCTAATCCGGTTACTTATGAAAACGATAATAAAGTTGGACCATTTAATGGAGTAGAAGGTGGAGTGAAACCTATAAGAGGATGGAGTATGTTAGTTCCTCATATTAATGTTTATAATAATTGGGATGTTAGAGATTACAGATTAAAAGTAAGTTTAGCAGATTCTCTAATCTTAGATGATGGTACTGATGTTGTAAGGCCTTATACCGATTTTGAAATAGCAAGACCACATATTGCAAAGTTTAATAGATTTCCAGGAGAAGGGAGAACTACTGCAGGATGGAGATCTGATTTAGATTTTGTTGCTTTTAGATATGCAGAAGTTTTATTGATTGCTGCAGAATCTGCAAACGAATTAGGTTTAATTACAGAAGCTGTTGGATATTTAAATAAAATTAGAAAACGTGCAAGAAATGCAGGTGCTATTAATTTTGAAGGAAGTGGCTACGGGGTTTATATGGCTTCAAGTTATCCAGAAGATGTTGATGCTATTATCAATCAAGAAAATTTAAGAACAACCATTATAGAAGAAAGACGTGTGGAGTTTGCTTTTGAATTTAAAAGATGGTATGATATTGTTCGTTTAGATTTAGGAAACGAAGTTTTTAATATTGATGGATTAGAACCTCAATCTAATTTTAAAGAGTTTAGATACTTATTACCAATTCCTCAAGATGAGATGAATAAAAATGAAAATTTTGTACAAAATTCTGGGTATTAA
- a CDS encoding RagB/SusD family nutrient uptake outer membrane protein: protein MKKTFLTIIGILFLGIFSCTDEFTENPRINVEELDTYFLEEENVETAIIGIYDLMQHNYSKDWSSAFLVKLLPGDDSNAAGGNENDQNQLQNIDDYAKVSSSNVSIASVWDLYYRTIALSNLVINNISDSNLGNKDRALAEAKFMRAWCYFELTTMFGDVPLRLTLPEKAEDFGIEKSSRAAIYTQVELDLTAAIADLPGKGQSDSFRATSETAEALMGKVLVFQEKYSDAIPFFKSVIDNPAIDLETNPEDVWSIHKEFGKESLFEMGYISTSARDWGNLAWGGRNESNLHIQLMGPRGDGIFDVTGTGLINGWGFNLPTSKLVKAFEAAGDTKRKAATLMTEAKLIAAGGSVDPTAATGGVIWDYEGAIRIKYGTKLEDTSSDGVKELNYGTNYRLFRYAEVLLLAAEAYNKDGQDGMARTELNKVRNRAGLANIDVNLTGDALFEAIVNEKFLELPHEGQRFWDLVRWGKAATELSGTGYSSTNDLYPIPITEIDKNSKLSLTDQNPGY, encoded by the coding sequence ATGAAAAAAACATTTTTAACAATTATAGGAATTCTTTTTCTAGGAATCTTTTCTTGTACCGATGAGTTTACAGAAAACCCTAGAATAAATGTAGAAGAATTAGATACATATTTTCTTGAAGAAGAAAATGTAGAAACGGCAATTATAGGTATCTATGATTTAATGCAACACAACTACAGCAAAGATTGGAGCAGCGCTTTTTTAGTAAAATTACTTCCAGGTGACGATTCTAATGCAGCCGGTGGAAATGAAAATGATCAAAATCAACTTCAAAACATTGATGATTATGCCAAAGTATCGTCATCTAATGTATCTATAGCGAGTGTTTGGGATTTATATTACAGAACTATTGCACTTTCTAACTTAGTTATCAATAACATTTCTGATAGTAATTTAGGAAATAAAGACAGAGCTTTAGCAGAAGCAAAATTTATGAGAGCTTGGTGTTATTTTGAGTTAACTACCATGTTTGGTGATGTTCCTTTAAGATTAACATTACCTGAAAAAGCTGAAGATTTTGGAATAGAAAAATCTTCTAGAGCAGCTATTTATACGCAAGTAGAATTAGATTTAACTGCTGCAATTGCTGATTTACCGGGTAAAGGACAATCAGATAGTTTTAGAGCAACATCAGAAACTGCAGAAGCATTAATGGGAAAAGTATTGGTTTTTCAAGAAAAATATAGCGATGCTATCCCTTTCTTTAAATCTGTAATAGACAACCCTGCTATAGACTTAGAAACAAACCCAGAAGACGTTTGGAGTATCCATAAAGAATTCGGAAAAGAATCATTATTCGAAATGGGATACATATCTACATCAGCTAGAGACTGGGGAAACCTTGCTTGGGGTGGTAGAAACGAAAGTAACTTACACATACAACTAATGGGCCCAAGAGGTGATGGAATTTTTGATGTTACTGGAACAGGTCTTATTAACGGTTGGGGATTTAACTTACCTACTAGTAAATTGGTAAAAGCTTTTGAAGCCGCTGGTGATACAAAAAGAAAAGCAGCAACGCTTATGACAGAAGCTAAATTAATTGCTGCAGGTGGTTCTGTAGACCCAACAGCAGCAACTGGTGGTGTAATTTGGGATTATGAAGGTGCTATTAGAATAAAATATGGTACAAAACTAGAAGACACAAGTAGTGATGGTGTTAAAGAATTAAATTACGGTACAAACTACAGACTGTTTCGTTATGCAGAAGTATTATTATTAGCTGCAGAAGCTTATAATAAAGACGGACAAGACGGTATGGCAAGAACAGAGTTAAATAAAGTTAGAAACAGAGCTGGTTTAGCAAATATTGATGTGAATTTAACAGGTGATGCGTTATTTGAAGCTATTGTTAATGAAAAATTCTTAGAATTACCACATGAAGGACAACGTTTCTGGGATTTAGTTCGTTGGGGTAAAGCAGCAACAGAATTATCTGGAACCGGTTATAGCTCTACAAATGATTTATACCCTATTCCAATTACAGAAATCGATAAAAATTCTAAGTTATCTCTTACTGATCAAAACCCTGGATACTAA
- a CDS encoding SusC/RagA family TonB-linked outer membrane protein — MFIIFSYQILHFIRNIFNFKRNGYDTDWIEETFSPAIMHRNDINLSGATEKLSYYTSASHLDQEGIVGDGSTSFKRSTFRVNLKADVAKWLEVGVNSTYSSSDKSGIQENNDTRGVIQNMLIIDPLTPVTYTNGSVPQSVIDRANTNNVPVLKDRNGNVYGYPSYSTGEVINPVAYANNINRTTVDAYQFLTSAYLKFKPFDGFSFTTRLGYDKNQWDTRNTVTPYYVSSEAANTTYTGSQTIVKSKRWLWENFASYEKVVGNHNFKLLAGYSAEETRVTTPTSRSGSASIADFVGFDFDLPDFNTQINLIDPSPDNMVSMFGRFSYDYSGKYLFEASVRRDKSDKFPTANKAGTFPAFSAGWVVSKEDFWKEDSKLNYFKLRASWGQNGSRNNLNGNSDRTYITSTINGQSIDYLGNTGAQITGYSNLNLVWETSEQLDLGVDLKALQNRLTFSVDYYKKTTRDAIINDGSLITPGSAGFVFNEFNAGTIENKGFEFEIGYGDTTENGLRYNLNANLSTLQNNVTEILFVPEGTSLPGAGAPQNADGITRFTEGQPSWYFYGYKTDGINTATGEVIIKDTDGVAGITSADKTNIGSPHTDVLFGGNINLGYKAFDFNLQFQGTIGNDIIATYHQPSRPITNKPVHFFNERWQNPGDVANFPGAASVTGSYETDLMVEDGSFMRIKQIQFGYTLPEKFTNKVHLKNLRMYVSLDDFFTITGYKGLDPEIGNFNYNSIGVDRGFYPTAAKAVFGLSLDF, encoded by the coding sequence ATTTTCATAATATTTAGTTACCAAATTCTGCATTTTATCAGAAATATTTTTAATTTTAAGAGAAATGGGTATGATACCGATTGGATTGAAGAAACATTCTCGCCAGCTATAATGCACAGAAACGACATTAACCTATCTGGTGCTACAGAAAAATTATCATATTATACTTCTGCATCTCATTTAGACCAAGAAGGTATCGTTGGTGATGGCAGTACTTCTTTTAAGAGATCTACTTTTAGAGTAAACTTAAAAGCTGATGTTGCAAAATGGTTAGAAGTGGGTGTTAATTCTACCTATTCTTCTTCAGATAAAAGCGGAATTCAAGAAAACAATGATACAAGAGGAGTTATACAAAATATGTTGATTATAGATCCTTTAACTCCTGTTACTTATACCAATGGAAGTGTACCGCAATCGGTTATAGATCGTGCTAACACAAACAATGTTCCTGTATTAAAAGACAGAAATGGCAATGTATATGGATATCCAAGTTATTCTACAGGAGAAGTAATAAATCCTGTTGCCTATGCAAACAACATTAATAGAACAACTGTAGATGCGTATCAATTCTTAACCTCAGCGTATTTAAAATTTAAACCTTTTGACGGTTTCTCTTTTACAACAAGGTTAGGGTATGATAAAAATCAATGGGATACCAGAAATACTGTCACCCCATATTATGTATCGTCAGAAGCAGCAAATACAACCTATACAGGTTCTCAAACAATTGTAAAATCTAAAAGATGGTTGTGGGAAAACTTTGCTTCTTATGAAAAAGTAGTTGGTAATCATAACTTTAAATTATTAGCAGGATATTCTGCAGAAGAAACAAGAGTTACAACACCAACATCTAGAAGTGGTTCTGCTTCTATTGCAGACTTTGTAGGTTTCGATTTTGACTTACCAGACTTTAACACACAAATAAACTTAATAGATCCATCACCAGATAATATGGTATCTATGTTTGGTAGATTTTCTTACGATTATTCTGGTAAATATTTATTCGAAGCCTCTGTAAGAAGAGATAAATCAGATAAGTTTCCAACAGCAAATAAAGCAGGTACATTTCCAGCATTTTCTGCAGGTTGGGTAGTTTCTAAAGAAGATTTTTGGAAAGAAGACTCTAAATTAAATTATTTCAAATTAAGAGCAAGTTGGGGACAAAACGGAAGTAGAAATAACTTAAATGGTAACTCAGATAGAACCTATATTACCTCAACAATAAACGGACAAAGTATCGATTATTTAGGAAATACAGGAGCACAAATTACGGGATATTCTAACCTTAACTTAGTATGGGAAACATCAGAACAATTAGATTTAGGTGTAGATTTGAAAGCTTTACAAAACAGGTTAACTTTCTCTGTTGATTATTATAAAAAGACAACAAGAGATGCCATTATTAACGATGGTTCTTTAATTACACCAGGTTCTGCAGGGTTTGTTTTTAATGAGTTTAATGCAGGTACTATAGAAAATAAAGGTTTTGAATTTGAAATAGGTTATGGAGATACAACAGAAAACGGTCTTAGATATAATCTTAATGCAAACTTATCTACTTTACAAAATAACGTTACAGAAATTCTTTTTGTTCCAGAAGGAACTTCTCTACCTGGAGCTGGTGCTCCTCAAAATGCAGATGGAATTACAAGGTTTACAGAAGGACAACCATCTTGGTATTTTTACGGATATAAAACAGACGGAATTAATACTGCAACTGGAGAAGTAATCATAAAAGACACAGATGGTGTTGCAGGAATTACTTCTGCAGATAAAACAAATATAGGTTCACCACATACAGATGTTTTATTTGGTGGAAACATCAACTTAGGTTATAAAGCTTTTGATTTTAACTTACAATTTCAAGGAACTATAGGTAATGATATTATTGCAACGTATCATCAACCATCAAGACCTATTACCAACAAACCTGTCCACTTCTTTAATGAGAGATGGCAAAACCCAGGTGATGTAGCTAATTTTCCAGGCGCTGCAAGTGTAACTGGTTCTTATGAAACAGATTTAATGGTAGAAGATGGTTCTTTTATGAGAATAAAACAAATTCAGTTTGGGTATACTTTACCAGAAAAATTCACCAACAAAGTACATCTCAAAAATTTAAGAATGTATGTTTCTTTAGATGACTTTTTCACCATTACAGGATACAAAGGTTTAGATCCAGAAATAGGAAATTTTAACTATAATTCTATAGGTGTAGACAGAGGTTTTTACCCAACAGCTGCCAAAGCAGTATTCGGACTCTCTTTAGATTTTTAA
- a CDS encoding pyridoxal-phosphate dependent enzyme encodes MKYAKNILETIGNTPLVQLNSVTKEVDALVLAKVETFNPGNSIKDRMALKMIEDAEADGRLQPGGTIIEGTSGNTGMGLALAAIVKGYKCIFVISDKQSKEKMDILRAVGAEVIVCPTNVEPEDPRSYYSVSKRLGAETPNSWYVNQYDNPSNALTHYEQTGPEIWEQTDGKITHLVVGVGTGGTISGTAKYLKEQNPNIKIWGIDTYGSVFKKYHETGIFDENEVYPYITEGIGEDILPKNVDFSLIDGFTKVTDKDAAVYTRKIAKEEGIFVGNSAGSAIKGLLQLKENFTKEDVVVVVFHDHGSRYVGKMFNDDWMRDRGFLEEDIKTAAGLIKNHDNTPLVAAQTEELVSHAIERMKEYKISQIPVKDIHGFVGSINESVLLHNFIADKNIADKPIKDIMGKPYPIVKITAKLEDISKLITKENDAVLVDLENGNHQIITKYDIISAM; translated from the coding sequence ATGAAATACGCTAAAAATATATTAGAAACCATTGGTAATACACCATTGGTGCAGTTAAATTCGGTAACAAAAGAAGTAGATGCTTTGGTATTGGCAAAGGTTGAAACTTTTAATCCGGGAAATTCTATTAAAGATAGAATGGCTTTAAAAATGATTGAAGATGCAGAGGCAGATGGTCGTTTACAACCTGGAGGAACCATTATAGAGGGGACTTCTGGAAACACCGGAATGGGGTTGGCTTTGGCTGCAATTGTAAAAGGTTACAAATGTATTTTTGTAATATCTGACAAGCAATCTAAAGAAAAAATGGATATTTTACGTGCCGTTGGTGCAGAAGTAATTGTGTGTCCTACAAACGTAGAACCAGAAGATCCTCGTTCTTATTATTCGGTTTCAAAACGTTTGGGTGCAGAAACGCCAAATTCTTGGTATGTAAATCAGTATGACAACCCGAGTAACGCTTTAACACATTATGAGCAAACGGGTCCTGAAATATGGGAACAAACGGATGGAAAAATCACTCATTTAGTAGTTGGTGTTGGTACTGGAGGTACTATTTCTGGAACGGCAAAATACTTAAAAGAGCAAAACCCAAACATTAAAATTTGGGGAATTGATACCTACGGTTCTGTGTTTAAAAAATACCATGAAACAGGTATTTTTGACGAAAATGAGGTGTATCCTTATATAACAGAAGGTATTGGAGAAGATATCTTACCTAAAAACGTTGACTTTTCTTTAATTGATGGTTTTACCAAAGTAACAGATAAAGATGCTGCGGTTTATACTAGAAAAATTGCCAAAGAGGAAGGGATTTTTGTAGGAAACTCTGCAGGTTCTGCTATAAAAGGTTTGTTGCAATTAAAAGAAAACTTTACAAAAGAGGACGTTGTTGTAGTTGTATTTCATGATCACGGAAGTAGATATGTGGGTAAAATGTTTAATGACGATTGGATGCGAGACAGAGGTTTCTTAGAAGAAGACATTAAAACTGCTGCTGGTTTAATTAAAAACCATGATAACACTCCTTTGGTTGCCGCACAAACAGAAGAATTGGTTTCGCATGCTATTGAGCGTATGAAAGAATATAAAATTTCTCAGATTCCAGTAAAAGATATTCACGGTTTTGTAGGTTCTATTAATGAGTCTGTTTTATTACACAATTTTATTGCTGATAAAAATATTGCAGACAAACCTATTAAAGACATTATGGGTAAACCATATCCTATTGTAAAAATAACTGCAAAATTAGAAGATATTTCTAAGTTGATAACCAAAGAAAATGATGCTGTTTTGGTTGATTTAGAGAACGGAAATCATCAGATTATTACAAAGTACGATATTATTAGCGCTATGTAA
- a CDS encoding ABC transporter permease, with the protein MNYELFIAKRIIAGKKYKNSISSPIIKIAITAIALGIIIMLIAVATGAGLQYKIRDKMAGFKGHVQIVNYDANNSDVSTVPINKNQDFYPKFKNVDGIKNIQVFANKAGILRTKTAFEGIIFKGVSTDYDWSFFKEYLREGRVPNFNQDRTREVLLSQTIINRLQLKLNDTILATFIKTATSKLPSNRKYTIVGIYNSGFAEFDKSMMIGDIREVQNLNKWSDNEVGGFEVILDSFDKIEEKGEEIYSNTGATLNSKTILDSYPAVFEWIELFDNNVWFIIAIMILVAGINMVTALLVLILERVQMIGILKALGSTNTSIRKIFLYNASYLILKGLFLGNIIGLSILFVQYYFKLITLNPETYYVTTMPVYISLKAIVLLNIGTLIMSFLMLIIPSYIITKINPSKSIKFT; encoded by the coding sequence TTGAATTACGAGTTATTTATAGCAAAACGCATTATTGCCGGTAAAAAGTATAAAAATAGCATTTCATCTCCAATAATAAAAATTGCCATTACAGCAATTGCTTTGGGAATTATTATTATGCTAATTGCTGTAGCAACAGGTGCTGGCCTGCAATATAAAATTCGCGATAAAATGGCGGGATTTAAAGGCCATGTTCAAATTGTAAATTACGATGCTAATAATTCTGATGTATCTACCGTACCTATAAATAAAAATCAAGATTTTTATCCGAAGTTTAAAAATGTAGACGGCATTAAAAACATTCAGGTTTTTGCAAATAAAGCAGGAATTTTAAGAACAAAAACAGCCTTTGAAGGCATCATCTTTAAAGGAGTTTCTACAGATTACGATTGGTCTTTTTTTAAAGAATATTTAAGAGAAGGTAGAGTACCCAATTTTAACCAAGATAGAACCCGTGAAGTTTTATTATCTCAGACCATTATAAATCGTTTACAATTAAAATTAAACGATACTATTTTAGCTACTTTTATAAAAACAGCTACTAGTAAACTGCCATCAAATAGAAAATATACCATAGTAGGAATCTATAATTCTGGTTTTGCAGAATTTGATAAAAGTATGATGATTGGTGACATTAGAGAGGTACAAAACCTCAACAAATGGTCTGATAATGAAGTTGGAGGTTTTGAAGTTATTTTAGATAGTTTTGATAAAATTGAAGAAAAAGGAGAAGAGATTTACAGCAATACAGGAGCTACTTTAAACAGTAAAACTATTTTAGACAGTTACCCTGCTGTATTTGAATGGATAGAACTTTTTGACAATAACGTATGGTTTATTATTGCCATTATGATCTTGGTTGCTGGTATAAATATGGTTACTGCCCTACTCGTTTTAATTTTAGAACGTGTACAGATGATCGGTATTTTAAAAGCCTTAGGAAGTACAAATACAAGCATTCGAAAAATATTTTTATACAACGCCTCTTATCTTATTTTAAAAGGTTTATTCTTGGGAAATATCATTGGTTTATCAATCCTTTTTGTACAATATTACTTTAAGTTGATTACGCTTAATCCAGAAACTTATTATGTAACTACAATGCCTGTTTACATTTCTTTAAAAGCTATTGTATTGCTAAATATTGGTACGTTAATTATGTCTTTTTTAATGTTGATTATTCCTTCTTATATCATTACTAAAATCAATCCATCTAAGTCTATTAAATTTACTTAA
- a CDS encoding exo-beta-N-acetylmuramidase NamZ family protein — protein sequence MINFKPFKSTYLFLFLLLNFQLISYAQKKEVQDSKLNVQSSKNEVLEIKTGAAQTNLYLNLLKGKNVAVVANQTSVLSVLERAEVGPNVMGSKKVTHHLVDYLHNYNGINVKKVFAPEHGFRGKADAGEVVKDGFDTKTGLPIVSLYGKNKKPSEAHLKGVDVVVFDIQDVGARFYTYISSLHYVMEACAEAGIEVIVLDRPNPNGHYIDGPVLELEHTSFVGMHKVPVVYGMTIGEYGQMINGEKWLKNGIQCNLKVIPLENYTHQTAYSLPIKPSPNLPNDKSINLYPSLCFFEGTNVSAGRGTEMQFQIYGSPFLTKSDFTFTPQANEGAKYPKFKNQLCYGENLQETENLSKIDLSFLIKVYKQNTSKEFFNNFFTKLAGTKKLQEQIEKGVPEQEIRKTWQKDIDAFKLIRAKYLIYE from the coding sequence ATGATCAATTTTAAACCTTTCAAAAGTACATATTTATTCTTATTTCTACTGCTGAATTTTCAGCTCATTTCTTATGCTCAAAAGAAAGAAGTTCAAGATTCAAAATTGAATGTTCAAAGTTCAAAAAATGAGGTTTTAGAAATTAAAACGGGTGCAGCGCAAACCAATCTGTATCTTAATTTATTAAAAGGAAAAAATGTGGCTGTGGTTGCAAACCAAACTTCTGTATTGTCTGTTTTAGAAAGGGCAGAAGTTGGACCTAATGTTATGGGTTCTAAAAAAGTTACACATCATTTGGTAGATTATTTACATAATTATAACGGAATAAACGTTAAAAAAGTTTTTGCTCCAGAGCATGGTTTTAGAGGAAAAGCAGATGCTGGCGAGGTTGTAAAAGATGGTTTTGATACCAAAACGGGTTTACCAATTGTATCGCTTTACGGTAAAAATAAAAAACCATCTGAAGCGCATTTAAAAGGAGTTGATGTCGTTGTTTTTGATATTCAGGATGTAGGTGCGCGTTTTTACACCTATATTTCTTCTTTACATTACGTAATGGAAGCGTGTGCAGAAGCAGGAATAGAAGTAATTGTTTTAGATAGACCCAACCCAAACGGACATTATATAGACGGACCTGTTTTAGAATTGGAACATACTTCTTTTGTTGGTATGCATAAAGTTCCGGTGGTTTACGGAATGACCATTGGAGAATACGGACAAATGATTAACGGAGAAAAATGGCTTAAAAACGGAATACAGTGTAACTTAAAAGTGATTCCGTTAGAAAACTATACGCATCAAACAGCATATAGTTTGCCTATAAAACCATCTCCTAATTTACCAAATGATAAAAGTATAAATCTATACCCAAGTTTGTGTTTCTTTGAAGGTACCAATGTTTCTGCAGGTAGAGGAACCGAAATGCAATTCCAAATTTATGGTTCTCCATTTTTAACAAAAAGCGATTTTACTTTTACTCCACAAGCAAATGAAGGTGCTAAATACCCTAAGTTTAAAAATCAATTATGTTACGGAGAAAACCTACAAGAAACAGAGAATCTTAGTAAAATAGATTTGTCTTTTTTGATAAAAGTTTACAAGCAAAATACGTCTAAAGAATTTTTTAATAATTTCTTTACCAAATTAGCAGGAACAAAAAAACTACAAGAACAAATAGAAAAAGGTGTGCCCGAACAAGAAATTAGAAAAACTTGGCAGAAAGATATAGATGCTTTTAAATTGATTAGAGCTAAGTATTTGATTTATGAATAG
- a CDS encoding transporter yields the protein MNTKNIVLGIIFGLLLTLQTSAQGLLDGFTPKKGDLSITASYTSSNYEKFYAGTTKMDAVPAHNEIDQNIYSIYAKYGITNKLSVVLNAPYISAEGNGIADPFNGTTEQDGFQDISIGLKYNAYSLNFNKFNLDVITGLSVDIPTDYEANGILSLGNNTFSTNLTAGLHLQNDAGFFATFLNSYQFKGDADNTAGGNDFDVPNAYYATTKIGYASSFIYVEGWLDYLASKDGVDISDSTFVGNSLKLK from the coding sequence ATGAATACAAAAAACATAGTATTAGGAATAATTTTTGGTCTATTACTAACATTACAAACAAGTGCTCAAGGATTGTTAGATGGTTTTACTCCTAAAAAAGGAGATCTATCTATTACAGCTTCTTATACTTCTAGTAATTATGAAAAATTTTATGCTGGAACTACAAAAATGGACGCAGTTCCTGCTCACAATGAAATTGATCAAAATATCTATAGCATATATGCTAAATACGGAATTACAAACAAATTATCTGTTGTTTTAAATGCTCCTTATATTTCTGCAGAAGGAAATGGAATTGCAGATCCTTTTAACGGAACAACAGAACAAGATGGTTTTCAAGATATTTCTATCGGTTTAAAATACAATGCTTATAGTTTAAATTTTAATAAATTTAATTTAGACGTAATTACAGGTTTAAGTGTTGATATCCCTACAGATTACGAAGCAAACGGAATTTTATCTCTTGGTAATAATACTTTTTCTACCAACTTAACTGCAGGTTTACATTTACAAAACGATGCAGGTTTTTTTGCTACTTTTTTAAATTCATATCAATTTAAAGGAGATGCAGATAATACTGCTGGTGGAAATGATTTTGATGTACCAAATGCATATTACGCAACCACCAAAATAGGATATGCTAGTTCTTTTATTTATGTAGAAGGTTGGTTAGATTATTTAGCTTCTAAAGATGGTGTTGATATTTCTGATAGTACTTTTGTAGGTAATTCCCTGAAACTAAAGTAG